From Oryza brachyantha chromosome 9, ObraRS2, whole genome shotgun sequence, a single genomic window includes:
- the LOC102700458 gene encoding uncharacterized protein LOC102700458, protein MSLDQTSSSGHNRGPSGAQNGSHVEQLPSQEQKVPMTITAVGNAIDYKIVAKPKEELKSPSLVKRHLFLKRPDPTILDELYRLTTDMNHSETSIWASSKEPFPIRLSHATIKKSVEQGKMMDGTCLDIAIRNMAREDAENFMNTKCLGWRHYVDSNWMQSTNVTMRIAYCREATLYDPSGSHLVLIPVPEAGEWTLYAFDMCEKKLSILDSRRDTSEGGDEDPARRHEETRKAVCAALDKTMDVDFSFLSWDYEFPKVPRQQNSCDSGFFVFNFMRLWDSLDSLYSILFFETMELRKNFLAYILSNTNEHHPDIPANVSELIKRLPGDTTMDLELLKAANAGNIDAFCKLIDPERSAQASIDHASININHQPAFCSCLCYCFHFKCTSSRRSDEQANQIMQSLAKSTSSTDIANTCPLIWQVTADGSGVLHIAASFGDVKPVEAILTPQQNRGIAAALLRAKNNRGDRPLHQAASTGSRETTERIVEKAKEIMGESDANFVWFLRARNLDGQTCLHEAVRLGHKDVVEYLAQEDARLGVERPSREVAQPLVQSVDNEGISPLYLATTLLKEEIINALLLESVASMISPSYSGPAGKTALHAAVPLSKELSSILVNWKPSLIRIPDESGSTPLHYLADGKYTDKPSCISITELLLSKDPSSGYCEDSKGSLPIHVAAAYNTVGVIDQFVKMCPGCELSCNASGQTILHVAVQRGSYDIVGLVCSEVRFKMILNTKDNDGNTALHLAVQKGCHKTFGFLIGNRDVSTSIRNKNGYTPLDHAVLNKTSRWTYATYWPFGD, encoded by the exons ATGAGTCTGGACCAGACAAGTTCTTCTGGACACAACAGGGGGCCCTCAGGAGCACAGAATGGTTCTCATGTAGAACAGTTGCCTTCTCAAG AACAAAAAGTACCTATGACTATTACGGCTGTAGGAAATGCAATTGATTACAAGATTGTGGCGAAACCAAAAGAGGAGCTGAAATCACCATCCTTGGTGAAGCGCCATCTCTTCCTGAAGAGACCTGATCCTACTATACTAGACGAATTATACAGATTGACTACAGATATGAACCATTCTGAGAC GTCCATCTGGGCATCAAGCAAGGAGCCGTTCCCCATCCGTTTAAGCCATGCAACTATCAAGAAATCAGTTGAACAAGGAAAAATGATGGATGGGACTTGCCTCGACATAGCTATTAGAAATATGGCAAGAGAGGATGCCGAAAATTTTATGAACACAAAATGTCTAGGCTGGAGGCATTATGTTGATTCGAATTGGATG CAATCGACCAATGTTACCATGAGGATTGCGTATTGCCGTGAAGCTACTCTGTATGATCCTTCAGGATCACATCTG GTACTGATTCCTGTACCAGAAGCTGGCGAATGGACACTGTATGCTTTCGACATGTGCGAGAAGAAGCTCAGCATTCTGGACTCTCGACGAGATACCAGCGAAGGCGGTGATGAGGATCCTGCGAGGCGCCATGAGGAAACCCGGAAAGCTGTGTGCGCTGCTCTTGACAAAACCATGGATGTTGACTTCAGTTTTCTCTCTTGGGACTACGAGTTTCCCAAAGTGCCTAGGCAACAGAACAG CTGCGACTCTGGATTCTTTGTATTCAATTTTATGCGTTTGTGGGATTCTTTGGATTCTTTGTATTCAATTTTATTCTTT GAAACAATGGAGTTGCGAAAGAACTTTCTGGCATACATACTCTCCAACACGAATGAGCATCATCCAGACATACCTGCTAATGTTTCTGAGTTGATAAAAAGGCTCCCTG GGGACACGACGATGGATCTTGAGCTATTGAAGGCTGCAAACGCAGGCAACATAGATGCATTTTGCAAACTCATAGATCCAGAACGAAGCGCACAAGCGAGCATAGATCATGCGTCAATCAATATCAACCATCAGCCGGCGTTCTGTTCGTGCCTCTGCTACTGTTTTCATTTCAAGTGTACATCCTCACGCCGTTCTGACGAACAAGCTAATCAAATAATGCAGAGCTTAGCGAAATCAACATCTAGTACTGACATAG CCAACACTTGTCCTCTCATATGGCAAGTGACGGCTGATGGCAGCGGTGTGCTCCACATCGCCGCAAGCTTTGGTGATGTGAAACCTGTGGAAGCCATCCTGACACCGCAACAGAACAGAGGCATCGCAGCGGCGCTTCTTCGAGCCAAGAACAACAGAGGAGATAGGCCGCTGCACCAAGCAGCTAGCACGGGGAGTAGAGAGACCACCGAGCGAATCGTGGAGAAAGCTAAGGAAATCATGGGGGAATCCGATGCAAACTTCGTGTGGTTTCTGCGTGCGAGAAACCTCGACGGCCAGACGTGCTTGCATGAGGCTGTGAGGCTCGGCCACAAGGATGTTGTGGAGTATTTGGCTCAGGAAGATGCGCGTTTAGGAGTAGAGAGACCATCAAGAGAAGTCGCTCAGCCACTGGTGCAGAGTGTGGACAACGAGGGCATATCTCCGCTCTACTTAGCCACCACTCTACTAAAAGAGGAGATTATCAATGCACTTCTTCTAGAAAGTGTGGCTTCAATGATTTCACCATCCTATTCTGGGCCAGCAGGAAAAACAGCCTTACATGCTGCTGTTCCCTTGAGCAAAG AACTGAGTAGCATACTGGTGAATTGGAAACCTAGTCTGATAAGGATACCAGATGAATCTGGGAGCACCCCACTTCACTATTTGGCCGACGGGAAGTACACAGATAAGCCCAGCTGCATTTCCATTACTGAACTTCTCCTTAGCAAGGACCCATCGTCAGGCTACTGTGAAGATTCAAAGGGATCGTTGCCCATTCACGTTGCTGCTGCATATAATACGGTTGGCGTCATCGATCAGTTCGTGAAAATGTGTCCTGGCTGTGAGTTATCATGCAATGCCTCTGGCCAGACAATCCTCCATGTTGCTGTTCAAAGGGGAAGTTATGATATAGTGGGACTCGTTTGTTCAGAAGTCAGGTTTAAAATGATCCTGAATACGAAGGATAACGATGGAAATACTGCACTTCATTTGGCTGTACAGAAGGGATGTCACAAGACGTTTGGTTTCTTGATAGGAAACAGGGATGTCTCTACAAGCATCAGAAACAAAAATGGGTATACGCCTCTTGATCATGCTGTGCTGAACAAAACAAGCAGATGGACGTATGCCACTTATTGGCCA tttGGAGATTAG
- the LOC107304883 gene encoding uncharacterized protein LOC107304883 has protein sequence MTISACRATSGGFATVCSPFFSAFDAALWGLMAWKIVRHVRPLWARCGCRGLAGAVLNRRRAPCHSTVPLLHVCALVEIESKTFGSNESGPDNSFWTQQGGLRSTEWFSCRTIAFSSAPFVVTLFVLTCVEPEVLFTISTVGNATDYMAKFVVKPKKELKSPFLVKRHLFLKRRPDPTILDELYRLTTDMNHPETSIWASSNGPFPIRLSHAAIKKSVEQGKVMDRTCLNMAVRNMAREDAENFMNTKCLGWRHYVDSNWMQSTKVTNNLRTAYSREATLYDPSGSHLVLIPVIDAGQWTLYAFNMCEKKLSILDSRRDASEGGDEDPARRHEETRRAVCAALDKTMDLDFSLLSWDCELPKVPRQQNSCDSGFFVFNFMRLWDGHRLIRWFSTETMELRKNFLAYILSSSNEHHPEMPANVSELIKRLPGDTRMDLELLKAARARNIVAFCKLIDPQRSAEPSINHASISINHQPAFCSCLCYCFHFECTSSRRSDDQIMQSAAKSTSSTDRGQPTDDSTTNSAANTCPLIRQVTADGSGVLHIAASFGDVKPVEAVMERQRNEGGVAAVAALLRAENNRGDRPLHHAAATGSRETTERIVERAKQIMGEESEAAFVWFLRARNLDGQTCLHEAVRLGHRDVVEYLVREDARCCCRVPNRSREVAQPLVQAVDNERISPLYLATTLLREEIVEALLAESVASVISPSYSGPAGKTALHAAVLLSKELSSILVNWKPSLIRTPDESGSTPLHYLADGKYTDEASCISITELLLNKDPSSGYCEDSEDSLPIHVAAAYNTLCIIDQFVKMCPGCESSRNASGQTILHVAVQRGSYDIVRLVCSDVRFKMILNTKDNDGNTALHLAVQKGCRKTFGFLIGNRGVCVSTRNKNGYTPLDLAVLNKTSRWTYVTYWPGHQRWICNSLLAAGADYGTFRADHLPAGNIPAAAATDQAADSQAFSETLSKSAAVMATCAALLFNAALNMFLNADSVYRTSKNTTAAAATPQGIDQARLYLKVKKLSADSLSVSACAILLFAIAGFPILPGAIGRTVALILGLGVLVVSSMISLQALAERLDLSRVYGTGMGAFCLLLSLFYAVLCGDLAWRTARHARPLWARCGRRGLVGAVVNLRRARSHSAVPLLHVCALVEVLVLTCAILAWGVLIVTKSFPVSLWQLISK, from the exons ATGACCATCTCGGCATGCAGGGCCACCAGCGGTGGATTTGCAACAGTTTGCTCGCCGTTCTTCTCGGCGTTCGACGCCGCGCTGTGGGGCCTCATGGCGTGGAAGATCGTGCGGCACGTGCGGCCGCTGTGGGCGCGGTGCGGCTGCcgcgggctcgccggcgccgtcctcaaccggcgccgcgcgccgtgccACTCGACCGTGCCGTTGCTGCACGTGTGCGCCCTGGTCGAGAT AGAAAGCAAAACTTTTGGTTCAAATGAGTCTGGACCAGACAATTCCTTCTGGACACAACAGGGGGGCCTCAGGAGCACAGAATGGTTCTCATGTAGAACAATTGCCTTCTCAAG TGCCCCTTTTGTAGTAACTCTCTTTGTGCTGACTTGTGTAGAACCAGAAGTTCTTTTCACTATTAGCACTGTTGGAAATGCAACTGATTACATGGCTAAGTTTGTGGTGAAACCCAAAAAGGAGCTGAAATCACCATTCTTGGTAAAGCGCCATCTCTTCCTGAAGAGACGACCTGATCCTACTATACTAGACGAATTGTACAGATTGACAACAGATATGAACCATCCTGAGAC GTCCATTTGGGCATCAAGCAATGGCCCGTTCCCCATCCGTTTAAGCCATGCAGCTATCAAGAAATCAGTAGAACAAGGAAAAGTGATGGATAGGACTTGCCTCAACATGGCTGTCAGAAATATGGCAAGAGAGGATgctgaaaattttatgaacaCAAAATGTCTAGGTTGGAGGCATTATGTTGATTCAAACTGGATG CAATCGACCAAGGTTACCAACAATCTAAGGACTGCGTATTCCCGTGAAGCTACTCTGTATGATCCTTCAGGATCACATCTG GTACTAATTCCTGTAATAGATGCTGGCCAATGGACACTGTATGCTTTCAACATGTGCGAGAAGAAGCTCAGCATTCTGGACTCTCGACGAGATGCCAGCGAAGGCGGCGATGAGGATCCTGCGAGGCGCCACGAGGAGACCCGGAGAGCTGTGTGCGCTGCTCTTGACAAAACCATGGATCTTGACTTCAGTTTGCTCTCCTGGGACTGCGAGCTTCCCAAAGTGCCTAGGCAACAGAACAG TTGTGACTCTGGATTCTTTGTATTCAATTTTATGCGTTTGTGGGATGGTCATCGGCTGATTCGCTGGTTTTCAACT GAAACAATGGAGTTGCGAAAGAACTTTCTGGCATACATACTCTCCAGCTCGAATGAGCATCATCCTGAAATGCCTGCTAATGTTTCTGAGTTGATAAAAAGGCTCCCTG GGGACACGAGGATGGATCTTGAGCTATTGAAGGCTGCAAGGGCACGCAACATAGTTGCATTCTGCAAACTCATAGATCCACAACGAAGCGCAGAACCGAGCATAAATCATGCGTCAATCAGTATCAACCATCAGCCGGCGTTCTGTTCGTGCCTCTGCTACTGTTTCCATTTCGAGTGCACATCGTCACGCCGTTCTGACGATCAAATAATGCAGAGCGCAGCGAAATCAACATCTAGTACTGACAGAGGCCAGCCAACCGATGATAGCACCACGAATTCAGCAGCCAACACTTGTCCACTGATACGGCAAGTGACGGCTGATGGCAGCGGTGTGCTCCACATCGCCGCAAGCTTCGGTGATGTCAAACCTGTGGAAGCCGTCATGGAACGGCAGCGGAACGAAGGCGGCGTcgcagcggtggcggcgcttCTTCGAGCCGAGAACAATAGAGGGGACAGGCCGCTGCACCACGCGGCTGCCACGGGGAGCAGGGAGACCACCGAGCGCATCGTGGAGAGAGCGAAGCAGATCATGGGGGAAGAGtctgaggccgcgttcgtgtGGTTTCTGCGCGCGAGAAACCTCGACGGTCAGACTTGCCTGCATGAGGCTGTACGGCTCGGCCACAGGGATGTTGTGGAGTATTTGGTTCGGGAAGATGCACGTTGTTGTTGTAGGGTTCCGAACCGATCGAGGGAAGTCGCGCAGCCGCTGGTGCAGGCCGTGGACAACGAGCGCATTTCTCCGCTCTACCTAGCCACCACCCTGCTAAGAGAGGAGATTGTGGAGGCGCTGCTTGCAGAAAGTGTGGCTTCGGTAATCTCGCCATCCTATTCTGGGCCGGCAGGAAAAACAGCCTTACATGCTGCTGTTCTCTTGAGCAAAG AACTGAGTAGCATACTGGTGAATTGGAAGCCTAGTCTCATCCGGACACCAGATGAATCTGGGAGCACCCCACTTCACTATTTGGCAGACGGGAAGTACACAGATGAGGCCAGCTGCATTTCCATTACTGAACTTCTCCTTAACAAGGACCCATCGTCAGGCTACTGCGAAGATTCAGAGGACTCGTTGCCCATTCACGTTGCTGCTGCATATAATACGCTTTGCATCATCGATCAGTTCGTGAAAATGTGCCCTGGCTGTGAGTCATCACGCAATGCCTCTGGCCAGACAATCCTCCATGTTGCTGTTCAAAGGGGAAGCTATGATATCGTGCGACTTGTTTGTTCAGATGTCAGGTTTAAGATGATACTGAACACGAAGGATAACGATGGAAATACTGCACTTCATTTGGCTGTCCAGAAGGGATGTCGCAAGACGTTTGGCTTCTTGATAGGAAACAGGGGTGTCTGTGTAAGCACCAGAAACAAAAATGGGTATACGCCTCTTGATCTTGCTGTGCTGAACAAAACAAGCAGATGGACGTATGTCACTTATTGGCCA GGCCACCAGCGGTGGATTTGCAACAGTTTGCTCGCCGCCGGAGCTGACTACGGCACCTTCCGCGCCGaccacctccccgccggcaACATCCCTGCAGCAGCTGCTACCGATCAGGCAGCAGACAGCCAGGCGTTCTCCGAGACCCTGAGCAAATCCGCGGCGGTAATGGCGACATGCGCGGCGCTGCTCTTCAACGCGGCGCTCAACATGTTCCTCAACGCAGATTCGGTCTACCGCACCAGCAAGAACAccacggcagcagcagcaaccccTCAGGGGATCGACCAGGCGAGGCTATATCTGAAGGTGAAGAAGCTGAGCGCGGACTCGCTGAGCGTCTCCGCGTGCGCCATCCTCCTGTTCGCCATCGCCGGGTTCCCCATCCTTCCCGGCGCCATCGGCCGCACCGTCGCGCTCATCCTGGGCCTCGGCGTGCTCGTCGTGTCGTCCATGATCAGCCTCCAGGCGTTGGCCGAGCGGCTCGACCTGTCGAGGGTCTACGGCACCGGGATGGGCGCCTTCTGCCTGCTCCTCTCGCTCTTCTACGCCGTGCTGTGCGGCGACCTGGCGTGGAGgacagcgcggcacgcgcgacCGCTCTGGGCGCGGTGCGGCCGCCGCGggctcgtcggcgccgtcgtcaaCCTGCGCCGCGCGCGGAGCCACTCCGCCGTCCCGTTGCTGCATGTCTGCGCCCTGGTCGAGGTGTTGGTGCTGACATGCGCTATTCTCGCCTGGGGCGTGCTGATCGTAACCAAAAGTTTCCCAGTATCGCTGTGGCAGCTTATTAGCAAGTGA